Proteins from a genomic interval of Rattus norvegicus strain BN/NHsdMcwi chromosome 2, GRCr8, whole genome shotgun sequence:
- the Pag1 gene encoding phosphoprotein associated with glycosphingolipid-enriched microdomains 1 isoform X2 yields MRVGKPSDKEMFSHSATSLTTDALASSEQNGVLTNGDILSEDSTMTCMQHYEEVQTSASDLLDSQDSTGKAKCHQSRELPRIPPENAVDAMLTARAADGDSGPGVEGPYEVLKDSSSQENMVEDCLYETVKEIKEVADKSQGGKSKSTSALKELQGAHAEGKADFAEYASVDRNKKCRHSTNAESILGTSSDLDEETPPPVPVKLLDENANLPEKGEHGAEEQAPEAPSGHSKRFSSLSYKSREEDPTLTEEEISAMYSSVNKPGQSAHKPGPESTCQCPQGPPQRSSSSCNDLYATVKDFEKTPNSISMLPPARRPGEEPEPDYEAIQTLNREDDKVPLGTNGHLVPKENDYESIGDLQQGRDVTRL; encoded by the exons ATGAGAGTAGGAAAG CCTTCCGACAAGGAGATGTTCAGCCATTCAGCGACCAGCCTGACCACAGATGCACTGGCCAGCAGCGAACAGAATGGGGTGCTCACCAACGGCGACA ttctttcagaagACAGCACAATGACCTGCATGCAGCATTATGAGGAAGTCCAGACCTCAGCTTCAGATCTGCTGGACTCCCAGGACAGCACGGGAAAGGCCAAGTGCCACCAGAGCCGGGAACTGCCCAGAATCCCGCCTGAGAACGCAGTGGACGCGATGCTCACCGCCAGGGCTGCAGATGGGGACTCCGGGCCCGGCGTGGAGGGGCCCTACGAGGTGCTCAAGGATAGTTCCTCCCAGGAGAACATGGTGGAGGACTGCTTGTATGAGACAGTGAAGGAAATCAAGGAGGTGGCAGACAAAAGCCAGGGCGGCAAGTCCAAGTCCACTTCTGCCCTGAAGGAGCTTCAGGGGGCCCACGCCGAGGGCAAGGCCGACTTTGCTGAATACGCCTCTGTGGACAGAAACAAAAAGTGCCGCCACAGCACAAATGCAGAGAGCATTCTGGGAACGTCCAGTGACCTGGATGAGGAAACCCCACCGCCTGTCCCAGTTAAACTTCTGGATGAGAATGCCAACCTTCCAGAGAAGGGAGAGCACGGGGCAGAAGAGCAAGCTCCAGAAGCACCCAGTGGACACAGCAAG agatTTAGTTCCTTGTCATACAAGTCTCGAGAAGAAGACCCAACTCTTACAGAAGAGGAG ATCTCAGCAATGTATTCTTCAGTGAATAAGCCTGGACAATCGGCACACAAACCTGGGCCGGAATCTACCTGCCAGTGCCCGCAGGGTCCCCCTCAGAGGTCATCATCTTCCTGTAACGACCTCTATGCCACTGTGAAAGACTTCGAGAAAACTCCCAACAGCATCAGCATGCTGCCACCAGCAAGGAGGCCCGGTGAGGAACCAGAGCCTGACTATGAAGCCATACAGACTCTAAACAGAGAGGACGACAAGGTCCCTCTGGGGACCAATGGCCACCTTGTCCCCAAGGAGAATGACTATGAGAGCATTGGGGACTTGCAGCAAGGCAGGGATGTCACCAGGCTCTAG
- the Pag1 gene encoding phosphoprotein associated with glycosphingolipid-enriched microdomains 1 isoform X1, translating to MGPAGSALSSGQMQMQMVLWGSLAAVAMFFLITFLILLCSSCDRDKKPRQHSGDHESLMNVPSDKEMFSHSATSLTTDALASSEQNGVLTNGDILSEDSTMTCMQHYEEVQTSASDLLDSQDSTGKAKCHQSRELPRIPPENAVDAMLTARAADGDSGPGVEGPYEVLKDSSSQENMVEDCLYETVKEIKEVADKSQGGKSKSTSALKELQGAHAEGKADFAEYASVDRNKKCRHSTNAESILGTSSDLDEETPPPVPVKLLDENANLPEKGEHGAEEQAPEAPSGHSKRFSSLSYKSREEDPTLTEEEISAMYSSVNKPGQSAHKPGPESTCQCPQGPPQRSSSSCNDLYATVKDFEKTPNSISMLPPARRPGEEPEPDYEAIQTLNREDDKVPLGTNGHLVPKENDYESIGDLQQGRDVTRL from the exons ATGGGACCTGCAGGAAGCGCCCTGAGCAGCgggcagatgcagatgcagatggtGCTGTGGGGAAGTCTGGCTGCGGTGGCCATGTTCTTCCTCATCACCTTCCTCATCCTTCTGTGCTCCAGTTGTGACAG AGACAAGAAGCCACGGCAGCATAGTGGAGACCATGAGAGCCTGATGAATGTG CCTTCCGACAAGGAGATGTTCAGCCATTCAGCGACCAGCCTGACCACAGATGCACTGGCCAGCAGCGAACAGAATGGGGTGCTCACCAACGGCGACA ttctttcagaagACAGCACAATGACCTGCATGCAGCATTATGAGGAAGTCCAGACCTCAGCTTCAGATCTGCTGGACTCCCAGGACAGCACGGGAAAGGCCAAGTGCCACCAGAGCCGGGAACTGCCCAGAATCCCGCCTGAGAACGCAGTGGACGCGATGCTCACCGCCAGGGCTGCAGATGGGGACTCCGGGCCCGGCGTGGAGGGGCCCTACGAGGTGCTCAAGGATAGTTCCTCCCAGGAGAACATGGTGGAGGACTGCTTGTATGAGACAGTGAAGGAAATCAAGGAGGTGGCAGACAAAAGCCAGGGCGGCAAGTCCAAGTCCACTTCTGCCCTGAAGGAGCTTCAGGGGGCCCACGCCGAGGGCAAGGCCGACTTTGCTGAATACGCCTCTGTGGACAGAAACAAAAAGTGCCGCCACAGCACAAATGCAGAGAGCATTCTGGGAACGTCCAGTGACCTGGATGAGGAAACCCCACCGCCTGTCCCAGTTAAACTTCTGGATGAGAATGCCAACCTTCCAGAGAAGGGAGAGCACGGGGCAGAAGAGCAAGCTCCAGAAGCACCCAGTGGACACAGCAAG agatTTAGTTCCTTGTCATACAAGTCTCGAGAAGAAGACCCAACTCTTACAGAAGAGGAG ATCTCAGCAATGTATTCTTCAGTGAATAAGCCTGGACAATCGGCACACAAACCTGGGCCGGAATCTACCTGCCAGTGCCCGCAGGGTCCCCCTCAGAGGTCATCATCTTCCTGTAACGACCTCTATGCCACTGTGAAAGACTTCGAGAAAACTCCCAACAGCATCAGCATGCTGCCACCAGCAAGGAGGCCCGGTGAGGAACCAGAGCCTGACTATGAAGCCATACAGACTCTAAACAGAGAGGACGACAAGGTCCCTCTGGGGACCAATGGCCACCTTGTCCCCAAGGAGAATGACTATGAGAGCATTGGGGACTTGCAGCAAGGCAGGGATGTCACCAGGCTCTAG